In a genomic window of Lacrimispora sp. BS-2:
- a CDS encoding GDSL-type esterase/lipase family protein, with amino-acid sequence MRKYWFTFLLTVSLVLTAVLHVSAGSIDQLTSLGLNMAGGKWLHEDSIDETDRVDETDRVDETDRVDETDSIDETDSMNKTDSMNETDSIDATDSIDETDSSDKTADESATNSASEASGADATDSSNGTNDMNAVDASDGEKARLDVNAGQTTDFVSSPAFLQPGERPKPPENFEGVLFVGDSRTMGLSEYGDLGSASVFANSGMSVFNVLTARISSGGEKLTLDEVLSRDHYQMIYLMLGINELGYDMSQTIKQYKVVLDKIKKMQPEAIIVLEANLHITSEKSKKSPVYSNNKINSLNQEIQKIAEENSCYYIDVNEIFDDEGGSLNHAYTTDGSHVLGKYYAQWVKWLKEESV; translated from the coding sequence ATGAGAAAATACTGGTTTACCTTTCTTTTGACCGTTAGTCTGGTATTGACTGCCGTTTTGCATGTATCAGCTGGAAGCATAGATCAGTTAACCTCCCTGGGGCTGAACATGGCAGGGGGCAAATGGCTGCATGAGGACAGTATAGACGAAACTGATAGAGTGGACGAAACTGATAGAGTGGACGAAACTGATAGAGTGGACGAAACTGACAGTATAGACGAAACTGACAGTATGAACAAAACTGACAGTATGAACGAGACTGACAGTATAGATGCAACTGATAGTATAGATGAAACTGACAGTTCAGACAAAACTGCTGATGAGAGTGCAACAAATAGTGCAAGCGAAGCAAGTGGTGCAGATGCAACGGACAGTTCGAACGGGACAAATGATATGAATGCAGTAGACGCTTCAGACGGAGAAAAAGCTCGTCTGGACGTAAATGCAGGGCAAACAACAGATTTTGTGTCGTCTCCTGCGTTCCTGCAGCCAGGAGAAAGGCCAAAGCCACCGGAAAATTTTGAAGGCGTACTGTTTGTTGGAGATTCCAGAACCATGGGACTTTCCGAATATGGAGACTTGGGGAGTGCCTCAGTATTTGCCAACTCCGGCATGAGCGTTTTCAATGTATTAACTGCCCGTATTTCATCAGGAGGTGAGAAACTGACTCTGGATGAGGTTCTTTCAAGGGATCATTACCAGATGATTTACCTGATGCTGGGCATCAACGAACTGGGTTATGATATGTCCCAGACTATAAAACAATATAAAGTGGTTTTAGATAAAATCAAAAAAATGCAGCCAGAAGCAATAATAGTCCTGGAAGCAAATCTTCATATTACCAGTGAAAAATCAAAAAAAAGTCCTGTTTACAGCAACAATAAAATTAATAGTTTGAATCAGGAAATACAGAAGATAGCAGAAGAAAACAGCTGCTATTATATTGATGTTAATGAAATATTTGACGATGAAGGAGGCAGCCTGAATCACGCATACACGACAGACGGTTCCCATGTACTGGGAAAATATTATGCCCAGTGGGTAAAATGGCTGAAGGAAGAATCGGTTTAA
- a CDS encoding ATP-dependent DNA helicase — protein sequence MEEAEKKILKISVRNLVELVLRSGDLDNRRTGGAEKTAMQEGSRIHRKIQRRMGADYRAEVVLKHEVEVDQFQILVEGRADGIIEKPEGVTIDEIKGMYMDLSYLSEPIEVHLAQAMCYGYFYCFDQQLNGAVMQMTYCNIETEEIRRFQVEKSFEELENWFQGLIHEYIKWARYLYNHGIRRDESIKELSFPYPYRKGQRELVVAVYRSIARRRNLFIQAPTGIGKTLSTVYPAIKAIGEGLGDKLFYLTAKTITRGVAEEAFDILRDHGLYLNSVTITAKEKLCFLEKPECNPDACPYAKGHFDRVGDAVYDIIHKETGITRETVLRYAEEYQVCPFEFCLDISNWVDSIICDYNYVFDPNIRLKRYFSEGISGEYLFLTDEAHNLVPRAREMYSATIYKEDFLLIKKILKPMSPKLVRMLERCNKELLEMKRECEDFQILDDIRFFMNGIMTLFGEMEKFMEAGEESPDRDLILDFYFKLRDLLNIYDRLDENYRIYTELLSDGRFMLRLFCVNPAKNLKECLDKGNSTVFFSATLLPVRYYKELLSGDQEEYAVYAQSPFDQEKRLLMVASDVSSRYTRRNRREYQKIVDYMRKIVSAHKGNYMVFLPSYQYLKSVEAILEETEEVKQEFTYMSQASHMSEQEREEFLKEFSEERKDSFVALCVMGGVFSEGIDLKEGRLIGAIIVGTGLPMVCTEQEILKGYFDSREQNGFDYAYQYPGMNKVMQAAGRVIRTVRDEGVIALLDERFLKPDYQALFPREWDGYYEVQLKNVDEVVRNFWTGRK from the coding sequence GTGGAGGAGGCAGAGAAAAAAATCCTGAAAATATCTGTCAGGAATCTGGTTGAGCTTGTACTGCGCTCCGGCGATCTGGATAACCGGCGGACCGGAGGAGCTGAGAAAACTGCCATGCAGGAAGGGAGCCGGATACACAGGAAGATCCAGCGCCGCATGGGAGCGGATTACCGGGCGGAAGTGGTGTTAAAGCATGAGGTGGAAGTGGATCAGTTTCAAATTCTGGTGGAGGGGCGGGCCGATGGCATCATTGAGAAGCCGGAAGGGGTGACCATTGATGAAATCAAAGGCATGTATATGGATTTATCCTATTTGTCAGAGCCGATTGAAGTGCATTTAGCCCAGGCCATGTGCTATGGGTATTTTTACTGTTTTGACCAACAGCTGAATGGGGCTGTCATGCAGATGACCTACTGCAACATTGAAACAGAGGAAATACGGCGTTTTCAGGTGGAAAAATCCTTTGAAGAGCTGGAGAACTGGTTTCAGGGTCTGATTCATGAGTACATTAAATGGGCAAGATATTTATACAACCATGGAATAAGAAGAGATGAGTCCATAAAAGAGCTTTCCTTTCCCTATCCTTACCGAAAAGGGCAGCGGGAGCTTGTGGTGGCTGTATACCGGAGCATTGCCAGAAGAAGGAACCTTTTTATCCAGGCTCCTACGGGAATCGGAAAGACCCTTTCCACTGTTTATCCGGCTATAAAAGCCATTGGGGAAGGACTTGGAGACAAATTGTTTTATCTGACGGCAAAGACCATAACCAGAGGCGTGGCGGAAGAAGCCTTTGACATCTTGCGGGACCATGGTCTGTATCTGAACTCAGTGACCATAACGGCAAAGGAAAAGCTGTGCTTCCTTGAAAAACCGGAATGCAACCCAGATGCCTGTCCCTATGCCAAAGGGCATTTTGACCGGGTGGGAGATGCGGTCTACGATATCATACACAAGGAGACCGGGATCACCAGGGAAACGGTGCTCCGCTATGCAGAGGAATACCAGGTGTGTCCATTTGAATTCTGTCTGGATATCAGCAACTGGGTGGATTCCATTATCTGTGATTATAATTATGTATTTGATCCAAACATCCGCCTGAAACGGTATTTTTCCGAAGGCATTTCCGGAGAATATCTGTTTTTGACAGACGAGGCCCATAACCTTGTTCCAAGAGCCAGGGAAATGTACAGCGCAACGATCTATAAGGAGGACTTTCTTCTTATTAAAAAGATTTTGAAGCCTATGAGCCCGAAACTTGTCAGGATGCTGGAGCGGTGCAACAAAGAACTTCTGGAAATGAAACGGGAATGCGAGGATTTTCAGATACTGGATGACATCCGGTTTTTTATGAACGGTATCATGACCCTTTTCGGGGAAATGGAAAAGTTTATGGAAGCCGGTGAGGAATCCCCGGACCGGGACCTGATTCTGGATTTCTATTTTAAACTGCGGGATCTGCTGAATATCTATGACCGCCTGGATGAGAATTACCGGATTTATACGGAGCTTTTGTCAGACGGACGTTTTATGCTTAGGCTTTTCTGTGTAAATCCTGCAAAAAACTTAAAAGAGTGCCTGGACAAGGGGAACAGCACTGTGTTCTTTTCTGCCACACTGCTTCCGGTCCGGTATTATAAGGAGCTGCTAAGCGGTGACCAGGAAGAATATGCGGTGTATGCCCAGTCTCCTTTTGATCAGGAGAAGCGCCTTCTCATGGTCGCTTCTGATGTCAGCAGCCGCTATACCAGAAGAAACCGCCGCGAATACCAGAAGATAGTGGATTATATGCGTAAGATCGTGTCAGCCCATAAAGGGAACTACATGGTGTTTCTGCCGTCTTACCAGTATTTAAAGTCAGTAGAGGCGATACTTGAGGAAACGGAAGAAGTAAAACAGGAGTTTACTTATATGTCCCAGGCATCCCACATGAGCGAACAGGAGAGGGAGGAGTTCCTTAAGGAATTTTCAGAGGAGCGGAAGGATTCCTTTGTGGCCCTTTGCGTTATGGGAGGCGTATTTTCAGAAGGCATTGATTTAAAGGAGGGACGTCTGATCGGAGCCATTATCGTTGGCACCGGCCTTCCTATGGTCTGTACGGAGCAGGAGATTTTAAAAGGGTATTTCGATTCCAGGGAGCAGAACGGGTTTGATTATGCCTACCAGTATCCGGGGATGAACAAGGTCATGCAGGCAGCAGGAAGGGTGATCCGCACGGTCCGGGATGAGGGAGTCATCGCATTGCTTGATGAGCGTTTTTTAAAACCCGACTACCAGGCTCTGTTTCCAAGAGAATGGGACGGGTATTATGAAGTGCAGTTGAAAAATGTGGACGAAGTGGTCCGGAACTTTTGGACCGGACGAAAGTAA
- a CDS encoding HPr family phosphocarrier protein — protein MKQLKIMVPTVDEAKKFVAAAAKCDFDIDVYYNRVTIDAKSILGVLSLDLTQVLTVEFNGEDAEFEAFLAAKAPGKCSAA, from the coding sequence ATGAAACAGTTAAAGATTATGGTGCCAACTGTTGATGAGGCAAAGAAGTTTGTTGCTGCTGCTGCTAAATGTGATTTCGACATAGACGTGTATTACAATAGAGTAACCATTGACGCAAAGTCTATATTAGGAGTATTGAGTTTAGATTTGACACAGGTTTTGACCGTTGAGTTTAACGGGGAAGATGCAGAGTTTGAGGCATTTCTGGCAGCGAAGGCTCCAGGTAAATGTTCAGCAGCATAA
- a CDS encoding LysR family transcriptional regulator: MDINYELYKVFYHVAATLSFSEASKQLFISQSAVSQSIKVLEKKLNQTLFVRSTKKVQLTPEGDILLKHIEPAINLIQKGENQLLEANTLNGGQLRIGASDTICRYYLVPYLNKFHKTYPNVHIKVTNQTSIECAHLLESGQVDFIITNYPNSGLSSSQNIRVINEFSDVFVANQEYFPLKGQTVSLGTLQTYPILMLERKSTTSEFLHHMFQKEQLDLVPEIELSSNDLLIDLARIGLGIAFVPDYCIPENDRDLFQVKLSEKLPTRQMVVAYNENIPVSQASKQFMDML; this comes from the coding sequence ATGGATATTAATTATGAACTTTATAAAGTCTTTTACCACGTTGCCGCCACCTTAAGCTTCTCGGAGGCATCCAAACAGCTTTTCATCTCCCAGTCGGCAGTCAGCCAGTCCATCAAGGTGCTGGAGAAGAAGCTGAACCAGACCCTTTTTGTCCGGAGCACGAAAAAGGTCCAGCTTACCCCGGAAGGGGACATCCTCCTAAAGCACATAGAACCGGCTATTAATCTGATCCAAAAGGGAGAAAACCAGCTGCTGGAGGCCAATACCTTAAACGGCGGCCAGTTACGGATCGGCGCCAGCGACACCATCTGCCGCTACTACCTGGTTCCATATTTAAATAAATTTCATAAAACTTACCCTAATGTACACATTAAGGTCACCAACCAGACTTCCATTGAATGCGCTCATCTTCTGGAAAGCGGCCAGGTAGATTTTATCATTACAAATTACCCCAACTCAGGACTTTCAAGCTCCCAGAACATCCGGGTCATCAATGAATTTTCCGATGTATTCGTGGCCAACCAGGAATATTTTCCTTTGAAAGGACAGACCGTAAGCCTTGGGACTCTCCAGACCTATCCCATACTGATGCTGGAAAGAAAAAGTACCACCAGCGAATTCCTTCATCACATGTTCCAAAAGGAACAGCTTGATCTGGTTCCTGAAATTGAGCTGAGCAGCAACGACCTTTTAATCGACCTGGCCCGCATTGGGTTAGGAATCGCATTTGTCCCTGATTACTGCATTCCTGAAAATGACAGGGACTTATTCCAGGTAAAGCTTTCAGAAAAGCTTCCCACTCGCCAGATGGTCGTGGCTTATAATGAAAACATACCCGTTTCCCAGGCTTCCAAACAATTCATGGACATGCTTTAA
- a CDS encoding MBOAT family O-acyltransferase has product MIFSSLEFIFQFLPVFLVLYYVCPDRTKNICLLAGSLLFYFYGVADHPAYMVLLLFSVCVNYCIGRKMKRYKSRLRRGKWLRLGIAYNLFWLILFKYSGFLIEQISLLLQNGGLEKAALPVLQPALPLGISFYTFQAISYLVDVYRKDADPEKSFLDFALYMTMFPQLISGPIVTYASLRESIKKRVHTLEQVEAGLREFTIGLGLKVLLSNQIGGLWSQIGAVGYESISTPLAWMGLAAFSLRLYFDFYGYSLMAKGLGRMLGFSLPDNFHHPYMALTMTDFWRRWHMTLGGWFRNYVYIPLGGNREGSLKTFRNMLAVWLLTGLWHGTGLNFLLWGIALFALISLEKLGLGKLLERWRTLGHVYMLFAIPLTWMLFAITDFSQLGIYVQRLFPFLAPAGKYTYFAGDFLKYGRVYGMSLSAGFLFMTGLPRRLYDRKRKNLCTAIALLIIFWLSAYCMKMGANDPFMYFNF; this is encoded by the coding sequence ATGATTTTTAGTAGCCTGGAGTTTATATTTCAATTTCTGCCGGTGTTTCTGGTTCTTTATTATGTGTGTCCGGACAGAACAAAAAATATCTGCCTGCTTGCAGGAAGCCTGCTTTTTTATTTTTATGGAGTTGCGGACCATCCGGCCTATATGGTGCTTTTGCTGTTTTCTGTCTGCGTCAATTACTGCATTGGCAGGAAAATGAAACGATACAAATCTCGCTTAAGACGCGGGAAATGGCTTCGCCTGGGAATTGCCTACAACCTGTTTTGGCTGATTCTGTTTAAATATTCTGGTTTCCTGATTGAACAGATCAGTTTATTGCTTCAAAATGGAGGACTGGAGAAAGCTGCCCTTCCTGTTCTTCAGCCGGCTCTTCCGCTGGGAATCAGCTTTTATACCTTTCAGGCCATTTCTTATCTGGTCGATGTGTATCGGAAGGATGCGGACCCGGAAAAATCATTTCTGGACTTTGCCCTGTATATGACCATGTTTCCTCAGCTTATTTCCGGACCGATCGTAACCTATGCTTCTCTCAGGGAGTCAATTAAAAAGCGGGTCCACACCCTGGAACAAGTGGAAGCAGGACTTCGGGAATTTACAATCGGACTGGGCTTAAAGGTGCTGCTTTCAAACCAGATAGGCGGACTGTGGAGCCAGATTGGAGCAGTAGGATATGAAAGTATTTCAACGCCTCTTGCATGGATGGGACTGGCAGCTTTCAGCCTGCGGCTGTATTTTGATTTCTATGGCTATTCCCTGATGGCAAAGGGACTGGGAAGGATGTTGGGATTCTCCCTTCCGGATAACTTCCACCATCCTTATATGGCTCTGACCATGACAGATTTTTGGCGCAGATGGCACATGACTCTGGGCGGCTGGTTCCGGAATTATGTATATATTCCGCTGGGCGGAAACCGCGAGGGCTCCTTAAAAACCTTTCGGAATATGCTTGCAGTATGGCTCCTGACCGGACTATGGCACGGAACAGGCCTCAATTTTCTCTTATGGGGAATTGCGCTGTTTGCACTGATTTCATTAGAAAAGCTGGGACTGGGAAAACTGCTGGAACGCTGGAGAACTTTGGGGCATGTGTATATGCTGTTTGCAATTCCTCTTACATGGATGTTATTTGCAATAACGGATTTTTCACAGTTGGGAATATATGTTCAGCGGCTGTTCCCCTTTCTGGCACCTGCCGGTAAATATACATATTTTGCTGGAGATTTCCTGAAATACGGAAGGGTCTACGGAATGTCCTTAAGTGCCGGTTTCCTTTTCATGACCGGTCTTCCACGAAGACTGTATGACCGAAAACGGAAAAACCTGTGTACAGCAATTGCCCTTCTGATCATATTCTGGCTGAGTGCCTATTGTATGAAAATGGGGGCAAACGATCCGTTTATGTATTTCAATTTTTAG
- a CDS encoding IS3 family transposase: MIKANAHKCLAGLQCQLTDYVNWFNHHRIHSSLGYLTPAEYRMNTLKNVVYKSVDNPNNIK, from the coding sequence GTGATAAAAGCGAATGCTCACAAATGCCTGGCTGGTCTACAATGCCAACTGACTGATTATGTAAACTGGTTCAATCATCATCGAATTCATTCCTCACTTGGCTACTTAACACCTGCTGAGTATCGGATGAATACCCTTAAAAATGTTGTCTACAAAAGTGTTGACAATCCAAACAATATTAAGTAA
- a CDS encoding PAAR-like protein, protein MADLKDTYVVHGAWTTCTCGMRKSRVVLEKSHGVFLKDRALMTINDCKPENIICFGGCYSMENPDTAAEAQKVQMAVEKDCPNTFTDTVRRQQ, encoded by the coding sequence ATGGCAGATTTAAAAGACACTTATGTTGTTCATGGAGCGTGGACTACGTGTACCTGTGGTATGAGAAAAAGCAGAGTTGTATTGGAAAAAAGCCACGGGGTTTTTCTAAAGGATAGGGCACTGATGACGATTAACGACTGTAAACCTGAAAATATCATTTGCTTTGGCGGCTGTTACAGTATGGAAAATCCGGATACTGCAGCAGAGGCTCAAAAAGTACAAATGGCTGTAGAAAAAGATTGTCCGAATACTTTTACAGATACCGTAAGGAGGCAGCAATAA